The proteins below come from a single Paraburkholderia flagellata genomic window:
- a CDS encoding response regulator transcription factor → MTLPAPVIYIVDDDNGMRTSLAWLLESVGVKSEGFANAADFLRAFDPEVPACLVLDVRMPETSGFDVQAELNRRGATLPIIFVSGHGDIPMSVRALQNGAIDFVEKPYNSQQMLDRVQRAMKLATQRHAADQKRRDLRKRLESLTGREREVLRGVIDGKGSKRIASELDISVKTVDVHRASIKDKLGAASIATLVRDVMAVWDQNAQTHTS, encoded by the coding sequence ATGACTTTACCTGCTCCGGTCATTTATATCGTCGACGACGACAACGGCATGCGCACCTCGCTCGCGTGGCTGCTGGAATCGGTTGGCGTGAAATCGGAAGGATTCGCCAACGCAGCCGATTTTCTGCGTGCATTCGATCCGGAAGTTCCTGCATGTCTGGTGCTCGACGTGCGCATGCCAGAAACCAGCGGTTTCGATGTGCAGGCGGAGTTGAACCGGCGCGGTGCGACGTTACCTATCATTTTCGTGAGTGGACACGGTGACATACCGATGTCCGTGCGCGCACTGCAAAACGGCGCGATTGATTTCGTGGAAAAGCCGTATAACTCGCAGCAAATGCTCGATCGCGTGCAACGCGCAATGAAGCTTGCCACGCAGCGTCATGCCGCCGACCAGAAACGGCGTGATCTGCGCAAACGCCTCGAATCTCTCACGGGGCGCGAGCGGGAAGTGCTGCGCGGTGTGATCGACGGCAAGGGCAGCAAGCGCATCGCGTCGGAACTCGACATCAGCGTGAAGACGGTCGACGTGCATCGCGCGAGCATCAAGGACAAACTCGGTGCCGCGTCGATCGCGACGCTCGTGCGCGATGTGATGGCGGTATGGGACCAGAACGCGCAGACGCACACGTCGTGA
- a CDS encoding WD40/YVTN/BNR-like repeat-containing protein — translation MQRTKGSKIACAALALLAGLHYTHAALAGAAPDNTVAVVAAKHRADAEHSMVLGAALAGNRIVAVGERGVILLSDDDGAHFRQAQAVPANATLTSVSFVDAQHGWAAGHWGVVLRTDDGGEHWREQRADTSVDQPLFSIAFRDEMHGWAVGLWSLLITTDDGGATWKTQPVGEGAAAGKSGLNFFSVFPGPQKDVYIAAEQGTVFKSSDDGASWQALHTGYKGTLWSGVVATDRTVYVGGLRGNLFASQDGGATWQSVSSGASSSITGLVANATSVAGVALDGYVMVKTAGAHDFATKQLPGRDALTALILKQDGSTVLFSKDGLVAK, via the coding sequence ATGCAACGAACAAAGGGTTCGAAGATCGCCTGCGCAGCACTCGCGCTGCTTGCGGGCCTGCATTACACACACGCCGCGCTCGCTGGCGCGGCGCCGGACAACACGGTCGCGGTCGTCGCCGCGAAGCACCGTGCCGACGCGGAGCATTCGATGGTGCTCGGCGCGGCGCTCGCGGGAAACCGCATCGTCGCGGTCGGGGAACGCGGTGTGATCCTGCTTTCGGATGACGACGGCGCGCACTTCCGCCAGGCGCAGGCCGTGCCCGCCAACGCAACCCTTACCTCGGTCTCATTCGTCGACGCGCAGCACGGCTGGGCGGCGGGACATTGGGGCGTCGTGCTGCGCACCGACGACGGCGGCGAGCACTGGCGCGAGCAACGCGCGGATACGAGCGTCGACCAGCCGCTCTTTTCCATCGCGTTCCGCGACGAAATGCACGGCTGGGCCGTGGGCCTGTGGTCGCTGCTCATCACGACCGACGATGGCGGTGCAACGTGGAAAACGCAGCCGGTAGGCGAGGGCGCGGCCGCAGGCAAGAGCGGGCTGAACTTCTTCTCCGTGTTCCCCGGACCGCAGAAGGACGTTTATATCGCTGCCGAGCAAGGCACCGTATTCAAGTCGAGCGACGACGGCGCTAGCTGGCAGGCGCTGCACACAGGCTATAAGGGCACGCTCTGGAGCGGCGTGGTCGCAACTGACCGCACGGTCTACGTGGGTGGCCTGCGCGGCAATCTGTTCGCAAGCCAGGACGGCGGTGCGACATGGCAGTCCGTGAGTTCCGGTGCGAGCAGTTCAATCACTGGTCTAGTTGCGAACGCAACCAGTGTTGCAGGCGTGGCGCTCGACGGCTACGTGATGGTCAAAACGGCGGGAGCGCACGATTTCGCGACGAAGCAATTGCCGGGACGCGATGCGCTGACCGCATTGATATTGAAGCAAGACGGTTCGACCGTCCTGTTTTCCAAAGATGGCTTAGTTGCCAAATAA
- a CDS encoding helix-turn-helix domain-containing protein: protein MQLENHTFTDAGEHAALLSGWEQQYFQLDCGQFHGRLQQIGSDGIHVFYESVNRRIVQQGSTPSDMLVFGIVLDASSPVTFADRAVTADSLICARANREFVLHFPGETAILGIGVKVPFLSERPELAARLESRFFTKTSVIPLEPGVREQFIALWRYVTDEAFALNAFAESELAQRTVTAQIFEMLDAVVESGTQDDKADITWMSHSDVVARAHEMIIARPLEPVTVHELCESLRISRRTVQTSFRLVTGKSPVEYMRAIRLNYVRQLLRKAPSAELTVRDAAQRWGFFHSGHFTQDYRELFDAMPSDNRPK, encoded by the coding sequence ATGCAGCTCGAGAATCACACCTTTACCGACGCCGGCGAACACGCGGCGCTGCTTTCCGGCTGGGAACAGCAATACTTCCAGCTCGATTGTGGACAATTCCACGGTCGCCTCCAGCAAATCGGCAGCGACGGCATACACGTGTTCTACGAGTCCGTGAACCGCCGTATCGTGCAGCAGGGCAGCACGCCCAGCGACATGCTCGTGTTCGGCATCGTGCTCGACGCAAGTTCTCCGGTGACTTTCGCGGACCGCGCCGTTACCGCCGATTCCCTGATCTGCGCGCGGGCGAACCGCGAGTTCGTGCTGCATTTCCCGGGCGAGACCGCCATACTCGGCATTGGTGTGAAGGTGCCATTCCTGAGCGAGCGCCCGGAGTTGGCCGCACGCCTCGAAAGCCGCTTTTTCACCAAGACTTCCGTCATTCCGCTCGAACCCGGCGTGCGAGAGCAGTTCATCGCGTTGTGGCGTTACGTAACCGACGAGGCATTTGCGTTGAACGCGTTCGCCGAGTCGGAACTGGCCCAACGCACCGTGACCGCGCAGATCTTCGAGATGCTCGATGCCGTGGTCGAGAGCGGCACTCAGGACGATAAAGCCGATATCACGTGGATGTCGCATAGCGACGTGGTCGCACGCGCGCACGAGATGATCATTGCGCGCCCGCTGGAACCCGTGACGGTGCACGAGCTTTGCGAATCGCTGCGTATCAGCCGCCGCACGGTGCAGACGAGCTTTCGCCTCGTGACGGGCAAATCGCCCGTGGAATATATGCGCGCGATACGCCTGAACTACGTGCGCCAGTTGCTTCGCAAAGCGCCGTCGGCCGAGCTCACCGTGCGCGACGCGGCGCAGCGCTGGGGCTTTTTCCATTCGGGTCATTTCACGCAGGACTATCGCGAGCTTTTCGACGCCATGCCTTCGGACAATCGTCCGAAATAA
- a CDS encoding efflux RND transporter permease subunit yields MLNRLVGKLERFLFGHRAITLGVIALFTVVMAVFALQLRMDAGFEKQIPTEHEYVKTFQQYRNDLLGANRITVVLKARNGTIWTREGLTRLYEITQAVGYLPNVDRGGVQSLWTPNSFVNEITEDGFRADPLIDGTITPESLTPEKIASIRQSTSAGGYVGVLVSRDQTSAMVTAELNERDANGKALDYVAFNHILEEKLRKPYENGAYQVQIIGFAKQIGDIADGASGVLVFCALALVLTAAAVYWYSRSLRFTILPIVCSLTSLVWQFGTLRILGFGLDPLAVLVPFLVFAIGVSHGIQQINFIVRELSHGRSPMEAARHSFSGLLIPGTLALVTALVSFITLLLIPIPMVRELAITASLGVGYKIVTNLVMLPVVASCLHFTKEYADRALAARERRAHWLRLLARLAEPRNAAITLAVTAMIFGVAVWQSRDRVVGTLQPGAPELRADSRFNQDAVAIATSYDVGLDWLTVVFETPRVADCTDPRLGIFEDDFTGSMNRVPGVVSVSSYPLMLRTYNEGYNEGNPKMFVVPIDPTNYAALSAEINRVHGYMTKDCKMTAVHLFLADHKAATINRVIDAVKTYRAENHLEGVTIRLAAGNAGVLAATNDEVARSELPMMLYVYAAIVVLVLLAYRDLRAVIACCLPLTVATFIGYWFMKQLQIGLTVATLPVMVLAVGIGVDYAFYIYNRLQLHLSHDVPVVKAVEQSILEVGVATIFTAITLAVGVATWSFSALKFQADMGKLLAFMFIVNLVMAMTALPALAVWLTRLFPRRSAVKSSSFFTH; encoded by the coding sequence GTGTTGAATCGTCTGGTTGGCAAGCTCGAGAGGTTCCTGTTCGGGCATCGCGCGATCACGCTGGGCGTGATCGCCTTATTCACGGTCGTGATGGCCGTGTTCGCGCTGCAGTTGCGCATGGACGCCGGATTCGAGAAGCAGATTCCGACCGAACACGAGTACGTCAAGACCTTCCAGCAATACCGGAACGATCTGCTCGGCGCGAACCGCATCACGGTTGTGCTCAAGGCGCGCAACGGCACGATCTGGACGCGCGAAGGCCTCACCCGGCTCTACGAAATCACGCAGGCCGTGGGCTATCTGCCGAACGTGGATCGCGGCGGCGTGCAGTCGCTCTGGACACCTAACTCGTTCGTCAACGAGATCACCGAAGACGGCTTTCGCGCCGACCCGCTGATCGACGGCACGATCACGCCGGAGAGTCTCACGCCCGAGAAGATCGCCTCGATTCGCCAGTCCACCTCGGCGGGCGGCTACGTCGGCGTGCTCGTCTCGCGTGACCAGACGAGCGCAATGGTGACGGCGGAGCTGAACGAGCGCGACGCGAACGGCAAGGCGCTCGACTACGTGGCGTTCAACCATATCCTCGAAGAGAAGCTGCGCAAGCCCTATGAAAACGGCGCGTATCAGGTGCAGATCATCGGCTTCGCGAAGCAGATCGGCGACATTGCCGACGGCGCTTCGGGCGTGCTGGTGTTCTGTGCGCTCGCGCTGGTGCTCACGGCGGCGGCCGTCTACTGGTACAGCCGCTCGCTGCGCTTCACGATCCTGCCTATCGTGTGCTCGCTCACGTCGCTCGTGTGGCAGTTCGGCACGCTGCGCATACTCGGCTTCGGCCTCGACCCGCTCGCGGTGCTGGTGCCGTTTCTCGTCTTCGCCATTGGCGTTTCGCACGGCATTCAGCAGATCAACTTCATCGTGCGCGAGCTGTCGCATGGACGCAGCCCGATGGAAGCCGCGCGTCACAGCTTCAGCGGCCTCTTGATCCCCGGCACGCTCGCGCTCGTCACCGCGCTCGTGTCGTTCATCACGCTGCTGCTCATTCCCATTCCGATGGTGCGCGAACTGGCGATCACGGCTTCGCTCGGCGTTGGCTACAAGATCGTGACGAACCTCGTGATGCTGCCGGTCGTTGCATCGTGTCTGCATTTCACCAAGGAGTACGCGGACCGCGCGCTGGCCGCTCGCGAGCGGCGCGCGCATTGGCTGAGGCTGCTCGCGCGGCTGGCCGAGCCGCGCAATGCGGCGATCACGCTTGCCGTGACCGCGATGATTTTCGGCGTGGCGGTGTGGCAAAGCCGCGATCGCGTGGTGGGCACGCTACAGCCTGGCGCCCCCGAGCTGCGCGCCGACTCGCGCTTCAACCAGGATGCCGTTGCGATCGCAACCAGCTACGACGTCGGCCTCGACTGGCTCACGGTCGTGTTCGAGACGCCGCGCGTTGCCGACTGCACCGACCCGCGCCTCGGCATCTTCGAAGACGACTTTACCGGCTCGATGAACCGGGTGCCTGGTGTCGTCTCGGTCAGCTCGTATCCGCTGATGCTGCGCACTTACAACGAGGGCTATAACGAAGGCAATCCGAAGATGTTCGTCGTGCCGATCGACCCGACCAACTATGCGGCGCTGAGCGCCGAAATCAACCGGGTGCACGGCTACATGACGAAGGACTGCAAGATGACTGCGGTGCATCTGTTCCTGGCCGACCACAAGGCAGCGACGATCAACCGCGTGATCGATGCCGTGAAGACGTACCGCGCGGAAAACCATCTGGAGGGCGTGACGATCCGGCTTGCTGCCGGCAACGCGGGCGTGCTCGCCGCGACCAACGACGAAGTGGCGCGCAGCGAACTGCCGATGATGCTCTACGTCTACGCGGCCATCGTCGTGCTCGTGCTGCTCGCGTATCGCGACCTGCGCGCGGTGATCGCCTGCTGCCTGCCTTTGACGGTGGCGACTTTCATCGGCTACTGGTTCATGAAGCAACTGCAGATCGGCCTCACGGTCGCGACCTTGCCGGTCATGGTGCTGGCAGTGGGTATCGGCGTGGACTACGCGTTCTACATCTACAACCGGCTGCAACTGCATCTCTCGCATGACGTGCCCGTGGTGAAGGCAGTCGAACAGTCGATTCTCGAAGTGGGCGTGGCGACGATCTTCACGGCAATCACGCTTGCTGTTGGCGTCGCGACATGGAGTTTCTCCGCACTGAAGTTCCAGGCGGACATGGGCAAGCTGCTCGCGTTCATGTTCATCGTGAACCTCGTGATGGCGATGACGGCGCTGCCCGCGCTCGCGGTCTGGCTCACACGGCTCTTCCCGCGCCGCTCGGCGGTTAAAAGCTCGAGCTTCTTCACTCACTAG
- a CDS encoding phosphotransferase enzyme family protein has translation MTHAEDARASENAFALQRLATQALEMWDLGDCVIAPIKIRENAVFRVDSRDGRRAVLRIHRLGYHDDAALHSEFEWMQALASAGVEVPRVVKSRAGRPFERVHSDELPAGRQIDVLEWVDGRQLGALESGLDGGEEDVAGRYYTLGGMAARMHNHTSAWRAPAGFKRHSWCEEGLAGSEPLWGRFWELEQLNAPQRRLFERAREALWADLSAYGKDAGQFGLIHADLVPENVLVDGERVRVIDFDDAGFGWHLFDVATSLYFIRGEPYFDTAMEAFVTGYRAHRPLVDEQLRQLPLFMAARSTTYLGWVHKKKHTETAKTLTPVLIDYATSAVEEYLRGR, from the coding sequence ATGACCCATGCAGAAGACGCGCGCGCGTCGGAGAACGCGTTTGCGCTGCAGCGCCTTGCCACCCAGGCGCTTGAGATGTGGGACCTCGGCGACTGCGTGATCGCGCCGATCAAGATCCGCGAGAACGCCGTGTTTCGCGTGGACAGCCGCGACGGCCGGCGCGCGGTGCTGCGCATTCACCGCCTCGGCTATCACGACGACGCGGCGCTTCACTCGGAATTCGAGTGGATGCAAGCGCTCGCGAGCGCGGGCGTCGAGGTGCCGCGCGTGGTGAAATCGCGCGCGGGGCGCCCATTCGAGCGTGTGCATAGCGATGAACTGCCGGCGGGCCGGCAGATCGACGTGCTCGAATGGGTCGACGGCCGCCAACTCGGCGCACTCGAATCGGGGCTCGATGGCGGCGAGGAGGACGTCGCGGGCCGCTATTACACGCTTGGCGGCATGGCGGCGCGCATGCACAACCATACGAGCGCGTGGCGGGCGCCTGCGGGCTTCAAGCGGCATAGCTGGTGCGAGGAAGGGCTCGCGGGCAGCGAGCCGCTCTGGGGCCGTTTCTGGGAACTGGAGCAACTGAATGCGCCGCAACGGCGGCTCTTCGAGCGCGCGCGCGAGGCGCTCTGGGCTGACCTGAGCGCTTATGGCAAGGACGCAGGGCAGTTCGGCCTGATCCACGCGGATCTCGTGCCCGAGAACGTACTCGTGGATGGCGAGCGCGTGCGCGTGATCGATTTCGACGATGCGGGCTTCGGCTGGCATTTGTTCGACGTTGCGACGTCGCTCTACTTCATTCGCGGCGAGCCGTACTTCGATACCGCGATGGAAGCCTTTGTGACGGGCTACCGCGCGCATCGTCCGCTAGTCGATGAGCAACTGCGGCAATTGCCGCTTTTCATGGCGGCGCGCAGCACGACCTACCTCGGCTGGGTGCATAAGAAGAAGCACACGGAAACGGCAAAGACACTCACGCCGGTACTGATCGACTACGCGACTTCGGCTGTAGAGGAATATCTGCGCGGCAGGTGA
- a CDS encoding aminotransferase class III-fold pyridoxal phosphate-dependent enzyme → MPDQDLLQRRYRVLGKRAPLFYDTPLHLVRGEGVWLYDAEGKRYLDAYNNVPHVGHCHPRVSEAIAKQASMLNTSTRYLHENIVEYGERLVSTFDASLPMVMFCCTGSEANELALRMARECTGNMGIICTAHSYHGNTAAVVQVSSFLSTEQQRGRYVRTIPVIDPYRERGSMSEDELANRYAEDVQAAIDAFEADGVRVAGLLMCSGLSCEGLPDVPAGYLARAVEKVRRAGGVYISDEVQGGFGRFGSHFWGHQKLGVTPDIVTMGKPMGNGHPLAGVVARRELIEDFAERNPMYFNTFAGNPVSCAAGMAVLDVIADEGLQQNAQNVGQYVLERLRALAQKHAAIGDVRGSGLFFAVEMVEDRAEKSPAGSVARRVVNAMRERGVLISRIGVHDNILKIRPPMPFTTVHADQLIDTLDAVLNAL, encoded by the coding sequence ATGCCTGATCAAGACCTGTTGCAGCGGCGCTACCGCGTGCTTGGCAAGCGCGCGCCGCTCTTCTACGACACGCCCCTGCATCTCGTGCGCGGCGAAGGCGTCTGGCTTTACGACGCCGAAGGCAAACGCTATCTCGACGCCTATAACAACGTGCCGCACGTAGGCCATTGCCATCCGCGCGTGAGCGAGGCCATCGCGAAGCAGGCGTCGATGCTGAACACGAGCACGCGCTATCTGCACGAGAATATCGTGGAGTACGGCGAGCGCCTCGTTTCGACCTTCGACGCTTCCCTGCCGATGGTGATGTTCTGCTGCACGGGCAGCGAGGCCAACGAACTGGCGCTGCGCATGGCGCGGGAATGCACGGGCAACATGGGCATTATCTGCACCGCGCACTCGTATCACGGCAATACGGCGGCGGTGGTGCAGGTCAGCTCGTTTCTATCCACGGAGCAGCAGCGCGGCCGCTACGTGCGCACGATTCCCGTGATCGACCCGTATCGCGAACGCGGGAGCATGAGCGAAGACGAACTCGCGAATCGCTACGCCGAGGACGTGCAGGCCGCCATCGACGCGTTCGAGGCCGACGGCGTGCGTGTGGCAGGCCTGCTGATGTGCTCGGGCCTCTCCTGCGAGGGCTTGCCGGACGTGCCCGCGGGTTATCTCGCGCGCGCCGTGGAGAAGGTGCGCCGCGCGGGCGGCGTGTATATCTCCGACGAAGTGCAGGGCGGCTTTGGCCGTTTCGGCTCGCATTTCTGGGGACATCAGAAGCTTGGCGTCACGCCCGACATCGTCACGATGGGCAAGCCCATGGGCAACGGTCACCCGCTCGCGGGCGTGGTGGCGCGCCGGGAGTTGATCGAAGACTTCGCCGAACGCAATCCGATGTACTTCAACACGTTTGCGGGCAACCCCGTTTCGTGCGCGGCGGGCATGGCGGTGCTCGACGTGATCGCAGACGAAGGCCTTCAGCAAAACGCGCAGAACGTGGGGCAATACGTGCTCGAACGTCTGCGTGCGCTAGCGCAAAAGCACGCGGCAATCGGCGACGTGCGCGGCAGCGGACTCTTCTTCGCCGTGGAAATGGTCGAAGACCGCGCGGAGAAATCGCCCGCCGGCAGCGTGGCGCGCCGTGTCGTCAACGCCATGCGCGAGCGCGGTGTGCTCATCAGCCGTATCGGCGTGCACGACAACATCCTCAAGATCCGGCCGCCCATGCCGTTCACGACGGTCCACGCCGACCAGTTGATCGACACACTCGATGCCGTGCTCAACGCCCTTTGA
- the styD gene encoding phenylacetaldehyde dehydrogenase StyD has product MHIEELLANLHTQMIVGGRAVPARSGKTFAVYDPASGREIAQVPDGDADDVAAAVAVAKNAFESNEWRRMPPAAREHLLLKLADLVEQHGDELAALETLNQGKLLGFSRMLEVGGSAQWLRYMAGWATKIEGSTVDLSLSFPPGVQYRASTQRVPVGVVAAVVPWNFPLLMAVWKIAPALACGCTVVLKPAEETPLTAIRLAELALEAGFPPGVLNVVTGRGETAGAALVRHPDVDKVTFTGSTEVGRIIGAQCGRDIRRVSLELGGKSPVIVLDDCDPRKAIEGAAGAIFFNHGQVCTAGSRLYVPRSMYAQIVEGIAQVANSLVLGSGFDEKTQMGPLVSSRHRDKVVGMIAEGRAQGGEIMAGGAAHDGAGYFVRPTVVANEGRKPLSLVNEEVFGPVLVAMPYDDLEEAISAANSSEYGLGASVWTNQLDKALRVVDRMEAGTVWVNSHNMVDPALPFGGFKSSGVGREHGRAIIDAYTETKSVCFAY; this is encoded by the coding sequence ATGCACATCGAGGAATTGCTTGCAAACCTCCATACCCAGATGATCGTGGGTGGCCGCGCCGTGCCAGCGCGCAGTGGCAAGACATTCGCCGTGTACGACCCGGCCAGCGGCCGCGAGATCGCCCAGGTGCCCGACGGCGACGCCGATGACGTCGCGGCCGCCGTGGCCGTGGCGAAGAACGCGTTCGAATCGAACGAATGGCGCCGTATGCCGCCCGCCGCGCGCGAACACCTGCTGCTCAAGCTTGCCGATCTCGTCGAACAGCACGGCGACGAACTCGCAGCGCTGGAGACGCTCAACCAGGGCAAGCTGCTCGGCTTCTCGCGCATGCTCGAAGTTGGCGGCAGCGCACAGTGGCTGCGCTACATGGCGGGCTGGGCGACCAAGATCGAAGGCAGCACCGTCGATCTGTCGTTGAGCTTTCCGCCGGGCGTACAGTACCGCGCGTCGACGCAGCGCGTGCCGGTGGGCGTGGTCGCGGCCGTCGTGCCGTGGAACTTCCCGCTGCTCATGGCCGTGTGGAAGATCGCGCCGGCGCTCGCGTGCGGCTGCACGGTGGTGCTCAAGCCCGCCGAGGAAACGCCGCTCACCGCGATCCGCCTGGCCGAGTTGGCGCTCGAAGCAGGCTTCCCGCCGGGCGTGCTCAATGTCGTGACTGGTCGTGGCGAAACGGCAGGCGCGGCGCTGGTGCGTCATCCCGATGTCGACAAGGTGACGTTCACGGGCTCGACCGAAGTGGGGCGCATCATCGGCGCGCAGTGCGGCCGGGATATCCGCCGCGTGTCGCTCGAACTGGGCGGCAAGAGCCCCGTGATCGTGCTGGACGACTGCGATCCGCGCAAGGCCATTGAAGGCGCAGCGGGCGCGATCTTCTTCAACCACGGCCAGGTGTGCACGGCAGGCTCGCGTCTCTACGTGCCGCGCTCTATGTACGCGCAGATCGTGGAAGGCATCGCTCAAGTGGCCAACAGCCTCGTGCTCGGCTCGGGTTTCGACGAGAAGACGCAGATGGGTCCGCTTGTTTCGTCGCGCCATCGCGACAAGGTCGTCGGCATGATCGCCGAAGGCCGTGCGCAGGGCGGCGAAATCATGGCGGGCGGCGCGGCGCATGACGGTGCGGGCTATTTCGTGCGTCCGACCGTGGTCGCCAACGAAGGGCGCAAGCCGCTTTCGCTCGTGAACGAAGAAGTGTTCGGCCCGGTGCTGGTTGCCATGCCCTACGACGATCTCGAAGAGGCGATCAGCGCCGCGAATTCGAGCGAGTACGGTCTCGGCGCAAGCGTGTGGACGAACCAGCTCGACAAGGCGCTTCGCGTGGTCGACCGCATGGAAGCGGGCACGGTGTGGGTCAACTCGCACAATATGGTCGATCCGGCGCTGCCGTTCGGCGGCTTCAAGTCGTCGGGCGTGGGGCGCGAACATGGCCGCGCGATCATCGACGCCTATACCGAGACGAAATCTGTCTGCTTCGCCTACTGA
- the hpaC gene encoding 4-hydroxyphenylacetate 3-monooxygenase, reductase component — MSDTSSTLPTNDTRKDFRQAMAHLSAAVNVITTAGPFGRCGITASAVCSVTDAPPTLLVCLNRSSAMHAAFAGNGRVCVNVLPGEHELLAKHFAGLTQLPMDERFSLPFWDEGEHGVPVLRDALASLQGEIVELKDVGSHSVMFVKATHIRVRSDGDGLVYFDRNFHRLVRPCAAA, encoded by the coding sequence ATGTCCGACACATCCAGCACGCTCCCGACGAATGACACCCGCAAGGATTTCCGCCAGGCGATGGCGCATTTGTCCGCCGCCGTCAACGTGATCACCACGGCCGGTCCTTTCGGCCGCTGCGGCATTACCGCGAGCGCCGTGTGCTCCGTCACGGACGCGCCGCCTACGCTGCTCGTCTGCCTGAACCGTTCGAGCGCGATGCACGCCGCCTTCGCAGGCAACGGCCGCGTATGCGTGAATGTGCTGCCCGGCGAGCACGAGCTGCTGGCGAAACACTTCGCGGGTCTCACGCAACTGCCGATGGACGAGCGCTTTAGCCTGCCGTTCTGGGATGAAGGCGAGCATGGCGTGCCCGTGTTGCGCGATGCGCTCGCGAGCCTGCAAGGCGAGATCGTCGAACTCAAGGACGTCGGCTCTCATTCGGTCATGTTCGTGAAGGCGACCCATATTCGCGTGCGCAGCGACGGCGACGGTCTCGTCTACTTCGACCGCAATTTCCACCGCCTGGTTCGCCCGTGCGCCGCGGCGTAG
- a CDS encoding MFS transporter: protein MNTSPADLQGLAMREETNAKSRARLWVAILAGVVGPEVFIVQPAVVEGFVKYLGFDAVAAGYAASVEVWGIALSSILLPLFAKRVNWRTVIVLSILLMAFGNAASAFTPDHRVFLVLRLLVGIGAGGLISLSFAAVGLTANPDRNFGYMVMWVMIYGALGLWLVPSAFAIGGMKLLLFFFAAFPLVVLPFVRYLPRGGESAPQSDANAIELPRPAKASALLAMLLYFVAQGIVWAYLFLIGTVDGLSEQQVANALTLSQFMGVLGAWAFGVWGTRIGRSRALTVSVLGGSLCLLFLTTHTTFAIFALVVCIYNFFWNVAQPALLSSMAVFDRSGRMVLAATAMQMIGLATGPALAAWIMTSGAYSQVIGSGVALFVASWFLIYFPVRSHARMLRRAATDTETSDA, encoded by the coding sequence ATGAATACGTCACCAGCGGATCTGCAGGGCCTCGCCATGCGCGAAGAGACGAATGCGAAATCACGAGCACGCCTGTGGGTCGCGATACTCGCGGGCGTGGTCGGGCCAGAGGTGTTCATCGTTCAGCCCGCGGTCGTAGAGGGCTTCGTGAAGTATCTGGGCTTCGACGCGGTCGCGGCGGGTTACGCAGCTTCGGTGGAGGTGTGGGGCATTGCGTTGAGCTCCATCCTGCTCCCGCTGTTCGCGAAGCGCGTGAACTGGCGCACGGTGATCGTGCTGTCGATCCTGCTGATGGCGTTCGGCAACGCGGCTTCGGCGTTCACGCCCGATCACCGCGTATTTCTTGTGCTGAGACTGCTCGTGGGAATTGGCGCGGGCGGCCTCATTTCGCTCAGCTTCGCGGCGGTCGGGTTGACAGCCAACCCCGACCGCAACTTCGGCTACATGGTCATGTGGGTGATGATTTACGGCGCGCTGGGGTTGTGGCTCGTGCCGAGTGCGTTCGCCATTGGCGGCATGAAGCTGCTGCTGTTCTTCTTCGCCGCGTTTCCGCTCGTCGTGCTGCCATTCGTGCGCTACCTGCCGCGCGGCGGCGAAAGCGCGCCGCAATCCGATGCGAACGCGATCGAGCTGCCAAGGCCTGCGAAGGCGTCCGCGTTGCTCGCCATGCTGCTGTACTTCGTCGCGCAGGGCATCGTCTGGGCCTATCTGTTCCTCATCGGCACCGTCGACGGTCTGAGCGAGCAGCAGGTGGCCAACGCGCTCACGCTCTCGCAGTTCATGGGCGTGCTCGGTGCGTGGGCGTTCGGCGTGTGGGGCACGCGCATCGGCCGCTCGCGCGCGCTCACGGTGAGCGTGCTCGGCGGTTCGCTGTGTCTGCTCTTTCTCACTACGCACACGACGTTTGCTATCTTCGCGCTGGTTGTTTGCATTTACAACTTCTTCTGGAACGTCGCCCAGCCCGCGTTGCTCTCGTCGATGGCCGTGTTCGACCGGAGCGGGCGCATGGTGCTGGCTGCCACCGCCATGCAGATGATCGGTCTCGCGACCGGTCCCGCGCTCGCCGCCTGGATCATGACGTCCGGCGCTTATTCTCAGGTGATCGGGTCCGGCGTTGCGCTGTTCGTCGCGAGCTGGTTCCTCATCTATTTCCCGGTGCGCTCGCATGCGCGCATGCTGCGCCGCGCCGCCACCGATACGGAGACTTCCGATGCCTGA